In Hyphomicrobiales bacterium, the sequence GTCGCTCGTCACGGCTCTGGCACACGAGGGCGCGCAGGGCGCGGTCGTGGCGATCGAACCCGGCGCACGGGGCGGCGAGGCCCGGCTGCAGACCGCAACCGGGCTCTGGCCGGCGGTTGCAACGACCGAGCCGGGCTGGGTTTCCGCAACCGATCCCACGGATGCAGGACCGGCGGTCGCCTATATCGGCCGGCTGTCCGACGGCAGCCGCCTTGGCGCCTTCGTCGCGCTGTCCCAGGTCACCAGGCTGCTCGGACAGATCGCCGTCGGCCGGACCGGAGGCGCGGTGGTCATCGACCCGGCGGGCCGGCTCGTGGTCGAGCCGGTTGGCCGCGAGATGGATCGCACGCGGCTGACCAAGGTCAGCCGCCGCGTCGGCGACGCGCTTGCGCAAAGGATCGAGCGGGGCGAGCCGGTGCCCGAACGCATCTCCGTGGACCTCAAGGGCGAGCGTTTCGCCGTCGGGCTCTCGCCTCTGCATTTCCAGGGCTGGCAATTCGTGGTCATCGTGCCGGAGCGCGATTTCCTGGGCGAGATCGATGCGGCTACCCGCCGCGTCGGCATCGGTCTTGCTGTGGCCATTGCGCTGGCGGGGCTGATCGCCGCTGCCGTGGCGCGGCTGGTGCTCGTTCGGCCGATCCGTGCAGTCGCCGCCGATCTCGGCCATCTGGAACGCTTCGAGTTCGACGCGCTGGTGCACCGTCGCTCGCGCCTGACCGAGATCGACCAGCTTTCGGCCGCGCTTGCCCGCATGGCGGCCGGGCTCGCCAATTTCGGGCGCTTCATCCCGATCGATCTTGTGCGCGAACTGGTTGCTCATGGCGGGCGGGCCGAGCCGGGCGGCAAATCTGCCCATCTCACCATTCTTTTCGCCGACCTCGCCGGCTTCACGCATCTGGCCGAGCGTCTGGGGCCGGCGGTACTGCCCATAGCAAGCCGGTTTCTCGAACTCGCTTCGGAAGTTGTGGAGCAGCGCGCCGGTACGGTCGACAAGTTCATAGGCGACGCCGTCATGGCGTTCTGGGGCGCACCGCGGCCGACGCCGCACGCGGCCTTGCAGGCCTGCCGTGCCGCGCTCGCGATCGTTGCTGAGACGGCCGCGGCCGGGTTGATGGACGCCGACGGGCGGCCGCTCAAAGTGAGGGTCGGCCTGCATTCGGATGAGGCCATTGTCGGCAATATCGGCTCGCGGACCCGGCTGAACTACACCGCGATCGGCGACGGCGTGAACCTCGCCAGCCGGCTGGAAGGCGCCAACAAGGTGTACGGCACCGCGATCCTGATCAGCGAGGAGACGCGGCGTGAAGCCGGCGACGCCATCCTCGTGCGCGAGGTCGACCGCATCGTCGTTTATGGCCGCGACCTTGGTGTGACCGTCTATGAACTTCTTGGCCTGTCCGTGACGATGACCTGCCCGGCCTGGGTCGAGAGCTACGAACGGGCGCTGGCGGCTTATCGACAGCGCCGATTCCGCGATGCGCTGAGCCTGATCGACGCTTGCCTCACGCAGAAGCCGGGCGACGGTCCGGCCAAGGTGCTGGCGGTGCGCTGCCGCGAAGCGATCGCCGCGGCACCTTCGCCGGACTGGCAATCCACTCACGCCTTGCAAACGAAGTGAGGCTCGAGGTGAGCGACTTCAACGTCCGATTCTGGGGCACGCGCGGCTCGATGCCGGTCTCGGGCGAGCGTTTTCGCGCCTTCGGGGGCAACACGATTTGCATCGAGGTCGCCATCGGCGAGAGGCGCTTTGTCGTCGACTGCGGATCGGGGGCCACCGAATTGGGGCGAAGTCTGCTTGCCGAGAACCGGCGCTCCGCATGGCTGCTCCTGACCCATTTCCATATCGACCACGTCATCGGACTGACCGGCTTCGCCCCGCTCTTCAGCCCGGGTTTCACGCTCGGTATCCGCGCCCCGCGCCGA encodes:
- a CDS encoding Adenylate cyclase, whose protein sequence is MRTGLQTIMTTLALGGVLIVAGSVHVAWWRTATRNSTALAAEIERQVTASVRHEWWSQVTGAEAAYRAAARLIERDGSPASRDAALTQPLGSMSLVTALAHEGAQGAVVAIEPGARGGEARLQTATGLWPAVATTEPGWVSATDPTDAGPAVAYIGRLSDGSRLGAFVALSQVTRLLGQIAVGRTGGAVVIDPAGRLVVEPVGREMDRTRLTKVSRRVGDALAQRIERGEPVPERISVDLKGERFAVGLSPLHFQGWQFVVIVPERDFLGEIDAATRRVGIGLAVAIALAGLIAAAVARLVLVRPIRAVAADLGHLERFEFDALVHRRSRLTEIDQLSAALARMAAGLANFGRFIPIDLVRELVAHGGRAEPGGKSAHLTILFADLAGFTHLAERLGPAVLPIASRFLELASEVVEQRAGTVDKFIGDAVMAFWGAPRPTPHAALQACRAALAIVAETAAAGLMDADGRPLKVRVGLHSDEAIVGNIGSRTRLNYTAIGDGVNLASRLEGANKVYGTAILISEETRREAGDAILVREVDRIVVYGRDLGVTVYELLGLSVTMTCPAWVESYERALAAYRQRRFRDALSLIDACLTQKPGDGPAKVLAVRCREAIAAAPSPDWQSTHALQTK